DNA from Synechococcus elongatus PCC 6301:
GCAACCTGGGCTTGAGCCGCCGCCGAGGAGATATGGGGATCGAGCCCCGAGGCGGAGCTGTAGAGTAAATCGCTGGGAATTGACGACAATCCTGCTGCCTGCAACCGTCGAGCTTCTGCAGCAATGCGATCGCGCAGCTGTGGATTGGTGGGTCCGAGGTGTTGGTTGCCGGAGATGCCAGTCTGTCGATCGGCAGGATCGGTGGCGTAGGCGATCGCACTGGGGCGTCCCCAGAAATAGCGATCGCTCTGGAAGGGCTGACCGATCAGTTGCGAGCCGACCACCGTTCCTTGGGCATCGGTCAGCAAACTGCCATTGGCTTGGAATGGGAAGACGAGTTGGCCAATCACGAACAGAACCAAGGGATAGATCACCGCAGTCAGTAGCCAGAAAACTAGGGTGATTCGCAGGGCTGGACGGAAGTTGCGCAGCAGCATGACTAGAACTTCTCGGGATAGAACATCACGTAGAACAGGTAGGCCGAGAGGGCACAGATGCCGGTCAGCAGGGCGACCTTGGGGCCAGCTGAGCTAGAACTTACGACAGCCAGCCAGAGGGTGAGGGGCTGATCCAGATGGAGGGTCATGCTAAAGAATCCCCGAACGAACAATCACGGAATCGATCGCTTTAATCGCCAGAAATGGTGCAATCAAGCCGCCCAGTCCGTAGATCAAGAGATTGCGTTGTAACAGCTCGTTGGCAGTGAGGGGCCGGAATTTAACACCTTTGAGCGCCAGCGGAATCAAGGCTGGAATGATCAAGGCGTTGTAGAGCATCGCAGCCAGCAGCGCCGATCGTGGGGTGGCTAGACCCATCACATTCAAGGGGGCTAACCCGG
Protein-coding regions in this window:
- the kdpC gene encoding K(+)-transporting ATPase subunit C, with amino-acid sequence MLRNFRPALRITLVFWLLTAVIYPLVLFVIGQLVFPFQANGSLLTDAQGTVVGSQLIGQPFQSDRYFWGRPSAIAYATDPADRQTGISGNQHLGPTNPQLRDRIAAEARRLQAAGLSSIPSDLLYSSASGLDPHISSAAAQAQVARVAAARQRSPEVIAELVECYRDRRVFGLIGGTGINVLQLNRALDLPQPSTSQICPKL
- a CDS encoding potassium-transporting ATPase subunit F, with amino-acid sequence MTLHLDQPLTLWLAVVSSSSAGPKVALLTGICALSAYLFYVMFYPEKF